DNA sequence from the Glycine soja cultivar W05 chromosome 18, ASM419377v2, whole genome shotgun sequence genome:
CTGGTGCACCCAGTAGTTGATGCAAAAATACATTTGTACCCCtggcctaattttttttaaaaaaaaatggttcatGTCTCTCTCCCTCCTCCCACGTTaccttcttcttcctcgtgACCCCTgagcattttttcttcttcttgctaGATTCACCGCGTTCAtctctctccctccctccctcccACATTGGCCTTCTTCTTCGTGGTTCTTCTTCCAAGTGGTTGCTGGTCTCAGAAAAGCTTTGTCCGCGCTATGTTCCCCCCGCGAGCTTCGTCTTCTTCCTCCGCACCGGGAGTCCGTGTTCTGCGACTGTGTTGTCGTTGGTGTTGAGTATTCCAGGCATTTTGAGGCTGGTGGTGTCCCTCTGCGCCGACATTGTCGAGGTAAGCAACTTTTCGTCTTCCATTGCCGGCGTTGGTATTTGATCCGTAAGCGTTGTTAGGTGATCCGTAGGTAGCAGTTTGTAAAATTGAAgattacggatcaacttgatccgtaatctttaattttaatttttaaaattgggaaatatttaaaaaatagtgagtttttttgaaatttgttgATTAAGTTTGAAATAGTTTGAAATTTGTTGATTAAGTTTATAATagtttgaaatttgttttgaaatttgcAGGTTACTCATCAAGTTGGTGGCTTGAGTTTCTTTCTCTTTAGGCGTTTGTTTGAAGTCTGAATTGTATGTAGTTGATatattatagaatttttttttcaacattgtGTATTACTTtggtaaaatattaaataatacctGTAATTTGGATCATTGTTATTAGATTGTTGTCACAATTTGGTTTGTCAATTTAGCAAGAGCATTGGTAACTGTGATGTGGTATATTATTGTCAATTTGGATCATTGTATATTATTGTCAATTTAGCAAGAGCATTGTATATTATTGTATATCATGGTATATTAATGTCAATTTGGTTTGTCAATTTAGCAGGAGCATTGTATATTATTGTCAATTTGGATCATTGTATATTATTGTATATCATTGTCAATTTAGCTAGAGCATTGTATATTATTGTCAATTTGGATCATTGTGTATTATATTGTTGTATATTAGCAATTTGGTTTGAAGTCTTGAAACTgttatttgttgaaaaatacatatttataatttgatttgctTTCCCAGTTgaagatcaaatttaattagtagAATCTAGTTGACAAGAATAAAGGTCTTGAGTGTTAACCACTTAGTCATGTAGATGTTTTAATATTATGTCCAAGACCTACACTTCAAAGTTAAGCTGAAGGTTCAAGATTAGTCTTATATCTTCTATTATTGCCAATGTCTTTTGTAGTGAAGCAACTTGATTGAGTAACAAgttaggaaaattgtttttgatCCAAAAATTGAATGAAGCACTTATAGGAAGCTCGATTTCAACCAAAATGTTTGAGGTTGAGTGTCTTAGGTCAATTAAATCCTATGAAGCACTTATATGAAGCTCTTACATTCCTATCTTATGAAGTCCTAACAACTttgcaaataaataattgactCAATGACAGGCATACAATCAATTAAATCCTGACAACTTGCATGACTCttttgcagatcatggttaggaccAGAGGATTAGGTCGTGCCTTAGGTCACGTTACTGGCAAAGGAGATCATGATGATtccgatgatgctccacagcgtCGACGGCCTACCGCATTCGCATGGAGGCAGCGAGCACTTGTGACTGCGGCGACAGAGGCTGACGGAGCTTCTATTGAGGCTGATGTATTTTTGGATGACCCGATGGCATCAGCTGATGTAGAGGACACTGGGGCAGACATTCATGCAGACATAGGCGCCCAGGCTCCTGAGGATGAGCATGAGGGATTTCTGGGTGGTCCGAGCGACCCATTCGTGCTGACCCAGTATCCGGATCACGTTGCTTGCAGCATATGGACgggagaggtatttataatatttatttttagttatttgttaattatactttatgattgaaatttgttttcctttaaatgatgATTTAAACGAATTTTGTGTTCCTATATACTTCAATTCAAGAGCGTCCTGAGTTGAAGTTATCCTCTCATGGGAGGAAGGTCCACAGTTTAGGCAGGCTTGTTCCTACCATTAAGGGCCTAGTTGCTGGGACAGGACTAAGTCCTCTGATCGCGTGTTCGGTAGACACTGGCGATTGGGGACTTTTGTCCTCATTTGTCGAGCGATGGCACTGGGAGACATCTAGTTTCCATCTCCCCGTGGGAGAGGTGACGATCACGCTGAACGAGGTCTCATCTCTTCTGCATCTGCCCGTGGTTGGCAACTTGCACGCCTTTCAGCCCCTGCACGTGGATGATGCGATTTAGATGCTAGTGGACTTATTGATGGTCTCTACAGAGGATGCCAGGGCTGAGACAGGGCAGTGTCGTGGACCCTATGTACGCCTGCAATGGGTACGTGATATGTATCAGCGCCGATGCCAGGTAGGTCATTGGACAGCTGCGGCTCGCGcttatcttcttcatcttctgggttgcactctttttgctaacaagagtgcaacccatGTTCATGTTATGTTTTTGGAGGCCCTTCGTGACCTCAGTCAGACCGGGAGGTACGCCTGGGGAGTTGCTGCGTTGGTCCATATGTACGACCACCTGAACGATGCTTCAGTCACCAACAGCCGACAGCTTGGCGGTTACATCACGCTGCTACAGGTAAGAAACACATTTTTCAACCAACAatgttttactttaaaaatttttagacttttattattaatgtttatgATTTTCATGTTACCTTTGTAGTGCTGGATATACGAGCACTTTCCCTCAATCGCGGAGTTTACTGCTGATCCGGACTACGATGAGGATTCACCGCGTGCCTGTAGGTGGATTGCTACGAAGAAGATCGTCAAGAGCATACGTACACTGACGTATAGGGAGCACCTGGACCGACTCCAGATTCTGGATGTCTATTGGATCCCAAATGGGGAGCATCGATCGATCCGggacttccatttgatttcatgCTATTCCGGTCTCCTGTGCTGGGGGCCCGTTGCCGTGTACTACTGGCCAAAGAGGGTTATGCGACAGTTTGGATGCACCCAGACCATTCCTGCTCCGCCTGTCGATTCATGGGTGTCATATGATGATATACACGACAGGTGGATGCACTATTTGGAGCATATGGTTGCAGCAGCTGAGGTGTGTGCTGAGCCAGGTCAGTGTGCCAGTGACTACATGGACTGGTTCTTCCGCATTTCACATTCTTTCATGACACCAGGCTAGGCATCAGATCCTCTGCCAGATCATCATGCTCCGCAGCCTCCAGTCGTTCCTCCGGAGCCAGGAGCACCATCGACATCTACTGTGGACGAGcctagacatgcagtggtaagtaatactaataatttacgtcaatattttcataataaattgtgtaatctgtttgttttgtatttaacaGGAAGTTTGTAGTGACATTGTTGAGAGGTTAAAGCGTCATCTGAGCCTTGGGGTGGTCACGCCAGGCTCATCCACACATGACGTGATCGAAGAATGCATCAGGATGGCCAGGAGTGTGACACAGGATCAGCTAGTATATGTTAGGTCTCGACATAGGCGGCGCACGTATCAGGCGTAGTTTATTTACGTATTTTAGATTGAAATTCGATGTATATACAATTATTGTACTTGAACTTGaagttgattttatttattttcattgaacTTGATGCACGAATCAGGCAGCTAGTAtgtgttggttttatttatttccattgatTAGTAATGTTGGTTCAATTTCAACTCGCTAcctattaaatatgtttttttaaatatgcaagggctcaacaaaataaattaataacaaatcaaactaataaaaaagggaaacttaacttaaaaacttcaaatttttttaaaaaaagtaacttaCGGATCAATTTGATCCGTAAGTAACTTACGGATCAAGCTGATCCATAAGTTACTTATGGATTAAAGAGACCAGGGGCATTTGTGCCATTTACAAactttgctgggtgcaccagcaaaaaTGCTGGGTACACCTAGCAACATTCATAATATAATGTACTTGGATGGGAGCCCAAAACAACTAAAGCCCATTACAAATACTTAATCCATATTTTAAATCTATACAGAAATAATAGTACATTATCATTGATAGTCTTTCTCGTAAAAAGAAATGATGATGTATAATTGATCCACTGTTAGTGATGCGCTCACCATCgacttatgaatttttttatttttttagacgTTCATATTGTGCCTATATTGGCTCtcgttttcattttgttttcttatttaaatattttcaaacttcTAATATTAATTGAATCATTTTAATTGCATCCCTTTTCTCAAAATTGCTCAAAGTTATATTGCATATGCAACGTCTGTCTTCACTCCCTAAGATTCAAGTCCTTCtgccatatatatatacttcaGACTTTTTTGGTCTATATGGATTTCACCCATCTCATTATACAAACAGTACCTCTAAATCTTAATTAAGGACGACAAATATTTTCATGCAActtctaattcttttttttttctctagaaaaaagttgtttttattttacacAAGACTGTTCTTTAAATTGACATATCCAGTCACAGTCTTACAGAACTCTACTAAGGATACAAATATAGAAGGGTTGCTTAAATAAAAATCGTGGTTTAAGATGCTCTCCATAAAGTAACCCTAAATTTATTAGTACATGACttattaatgaataattaaaaaaatccatgGACGAATTTGGATATATTCATAGTTTCATACATCAGGGGTTAACCCTTTATTCAacttcttttgattttgacCAAAATAGTTCTGTTATGGAATAGAAAATATAAACTACAAAAAGCAGAAGcaaatacaaatgaaaaaaaaaaggtaaaaggaatatgaaattcaattctatcaaactaaaccaaactaaccaaaaaagggaaaataaaatgatagagACCGAAATGTATACATTTATATATGGTTAATTATGCTACTCAAAACCCCAAGCTTTTCTTTTCTGGCTCAAACACATATTTGATCAATGAGTCCTTGACAGGCAACAGCTCAGGAAATTCCTTCTTCAGTTTTGATGAATCCATCTCATTAGTGCTTGGAGAAGGGACATGAGCCTGTTGTTCAAGTGTAAAATTAACCCATTTAAAAGTAGGGTCAACATAATCCTTGTACATCTCAAGAATCTCATTGCATGTCACAGTACCAGGGTTTGTGAAGTTCCAAATGCCCCTGCAATTCCTTTTGGCCATCTCAATTGAAATTGGTACGAGTTCATCCAAAACAGTGATGCTGTTTGGAATGTTGGCCACTTTATCAGACCTTGTTATCATAGTGATCAAGTTATGTGGGTTGCTGAGATCAGATGACACTGGCAATTGGATTCTTAGGGTGCAAACATTTTCATATTCCTTTAGCAACTCTTCAACCTGCAACCATATTGATGGAAAAACAAAGTTAGTGACCATGCAAAAATTGTGCAATAGAAATAGCAAAAGAATAAATAGTATATACTTTGTGTCATCCAATCATAAATCACCATATATTACAAGTTCGTTTATGTTTGCAATAATCTTAAAAGTTACACTAacaattcttttattaaaatttgacagTATAAATTACTCGGACAATGAGCAGAAATTAAACTCATAGCAAATGCAAGTTTTTAGGAACCTACCTTGGCTTGTGTTCTAAAATAGAAGGCATCAGTGGAATTTGCTTTGTCTTCCAAGTTACCACCAAAGGCATAATTCATCATGAGGAGACCATGATCTCTGCAGACATCTGCTAATGTTAACacaccaacaacaacagcacGTATAGTTTCTGGCTTATGAGCTTCAAACCATTTCACATTTAATGCTCCAATCACCCCAGAAGCATTGAAAACATGAGTAGGCTTAATGGTCCTAAAATCAAACAAGATCTGTGATCTATCATCTAAGCGAGCCATGCCATATTCAAAGGGTATCCCTTGCTTCTCACAAATGTTTCCTATAAGCCCCCCAATCCACCCTGCACCACCATATATCAAGAACTTCAAAGATGCCTTTTGTGGTGACACATTATTCCTTGTGGCTGGAACAACCACCATTCTGTTCTGATTAGAATGGTTAACATCACCATTGGAAGCGGTTCCGGTCACATTATCAGAGCCATCATAGTACTTCTCAACTCCTGGCATAGTGAGCATTCTTGGATGAGGAAGCAAAGCACCAGAAACGTCACCCCACCAATCAGGATTCTTGACATACCAATCCATGGTTTTCCTTAGACCCTCTTCCCAAGTAGTGCCCTCAGACCACCCCAAATCCTTGAGCTTCTCATCATCCAAGAAGTACCTTTGGTCATTGAAAGGCCTATTCTCCACAAACTTGACATGTGTGTCAGGGTCCAAATTGAAAAACCTACATATATCCCTAGCCACATCAATCACCCTCCTCTCTTTCTTTGTCCCTATATTATAAACATGCCCTACCTCACCCCTATGGAGAATGATCTCAAAAGCCTCAGCAACATCTTCACAATAGAGATAGCTCCTCACATTAGACCCATCCCCATGAATTGGAAGAGTCCTTCCTTTCATGGCCAAGAGCAAGAACTTTGGAATCAACTTCTCAGGAAACTGATTAGGCCCATAAACATTGTTCCCTCTCGTCGTTATAACCGGCAAACCATACGATCTACCATACGCCATGACAAGCATTTCAGCACCAGCTTTTGTGGCAGAATATGGATTGGTAGGTAACAATTGAGAAGCCTCATGGTTTCCAACCACAGCATCCTCATCTGTCTCACCATAAACCTCATCAGTGCTCACATGAATGAACCTCTTCACTTGACCCTTTGAGACCTTGCAAGCCTCTAGGAGCACATGTGTGCCATAGATGTTGTTCTTGGTGAACTCAAAACTGTTGCCAAAGGAATTGTCTACATGAGTTTGTGCTGCAAAGTGCATGATGGTGTCAATGGACTCTGTGAGGAGGATGTAGTTTACTAAATCAGCACTTCCAATGTCTCCCTTGATGAACTTGAAATTCGGAGATGAACGCGAGGGAATGAGATTCTTCAGATTTGAGCAGTAATCGAGCTTGTCAAGGACTATGATTTTGTAGTCAGGGTAGTTTCGCACTATCCTGTTGCATACATGGGATGCAATGAAGCCTGCTGCTCCTGTTATGAGAATGTTCTTTGGCTTGTAGGTGTTGGCCATTTCTGCATAACTTTTGTGATATAAATGTCACAAGTTTTGCACAAAGTGTTGAATCATGTCACGTATGAATTTCTAAGAACATTTTATTACAACCTCCTATCCCCCATCTTGAGgctaaatatatgtttttagaaCAATTATACATCAAAGTAacagagtttaattttgatacgcGGTCcccgtaattttttttaacgttATCCACTAGTTAAAAATCATTCcagattaattattatattagtcAACATTTTTTATCATGTATCAATCTGTAATTGAACCATAGTATTCTTGgtatgcctttttttttgtttttttttctacacaACTAAACTATGATTTTATTGTGTTATGGGTTGAAAATCACAATAAGATTGTACTTTCGTCATGGTGTgttttttgtgttatttatatttgttttgaaaaatatgaCCCAACTATGATTTCCTTGTGTTATTGATGAATAGCACGACAAAATTTTACTTCcattttggtgttttttttaaatacatataaCGAAAAGACgattttattgtataattttgaataaaacaagAGCGTCGGATTTTTGTTGTACAATGAGGGATGAAgatagaattatacaatagaaTTATGATTCTGTTTTGGAAGTGAAACCAAATAAcagaaataaattatgatttcattgtgtagctagagataaaaaaatatacaacaaaatctTGTTTTTGTTGCACAATtaagggataaaaaaattaataatgaaaacatGATTTGTACAATGGAAACGtattttcattgttatttttttta
Encoded proteins:
- the LOC114396555 gene encoding trifunctional UDP-glucose 4,6-dehydratase/UDP-4-keto-6-deoxy-D-glucose 3,5-epimerase/UDP-4-keto-L-rhamnose-reductase RHM1-like, translated to MANTYKPKNILITGAAGFIASHVCNRIVRNYPDYKIIVLDKLDYCSNLKNLIPSRSSPNFKFIKGDIGSADLVNYILLTESIDTIMHFAAQTHVDNSFGNSFEFTKNNIYGTHVLLEACKVSKGQVKRFIHVSTDEVYGETDEDAVVGNHEASQLLPTNPYSATKAGAEMLVMAYGRSYGLPVITTRGNNVYGPNQFPEKLIPKFLLLAMKGRTLPIHGDGSNVRSYLYCEDVAEAFEIILHRGEVGHVYNIGTKKERRVIDVARDICRFFNLDPDTHVKFVENRPFNDQRYFLDDEKLKDLGWSEGTTWEEGLRKTMDWYVKNPDWWGDVSGALLPHPRMLTMPGVEKYYDGSDNVTGTASNGDVNHSNQNRMVVVPATRNNVSPQKASLKFLIYGGAGWIGGLIGNICEKQGIPFEYGMARLDDRSQILFDFRTIKPTHVFNASGVIGALNVKWFEAHKPETIRAVVVGVLTLADVCRDHGLLMMNYAFGGNLEDKANSTDAFYFRTQAKVEELLKEYENVCTLRIQLPVSSDLSNPHNLITMITRSDKVANIPNSITVLDELVPISIEMAKRNCRGIWNFTNPGTVTCNEILEMYKDYVDPTFKWVNFTLEQQAHVPSPSTNEMDSSKLKKEFPELLPVKDSLIKYVFEPEKKSLGF